The genome window TCAATTATGATTTAACAAGTGGTATAATTAATTACTTCTCATGGACATCTCGATTGGTCACACCACGTCTCCTAAGAAGCTGTTGTCCAGTGCTCGTCAGGGTTCAAGTCCCATGATTATCGTGTTCGAGAGGATAGAGCCTCTCCTCCCAGGCCGGTAGGGAATTAGTCAGGTCCGATTTATCCGATGACTCGAATACCCCCTCcatcatatcaaaaaaaaaagtaatataatttatttatttattatgccATGCTTAGTGTTGTGACTACTccataaatttttttgaaaattttggcttGTATCTACCATCAATTTGGATGCAAATCTACTTGCTGATTAAATGGTTTTTTCAATACAAATCATAATTAATAACATAAAAAACATACTAACAAGGATATGCCTATTTATTAATTAGGTTAACATGATCCATATGAACTTGGAATCattgtttaaaatttttcttttattgcatTGACACTACCAAATACAAAATAGCAGGGATTGCCCTATTTATCAAATGggttaaaatgacaaatatgaATTACTATTTGAGATCTTTCCCAGTTGTGTTCGAGTTCTGAATAATAATTAATCGTCCGATATCTACAATATCCGGGCTTGAAAAAAACCCGCGAACCCATGACAGGAGGTGGTTGCCAATGACAAACCTTTTGGCCATGGGCCCAAACCCTTTCTAGATGGGCCTCCAGCCTGAGACAAGAGAGAATCTGGCCCAAACATCAACAGACGCTGCAAAGTTTAGAGCTACAGAACAAATCATCACAGAGGTCCCCTAAGCATTGGTCTTGCTCtatcttcatcttcttcttcactgGGCTCTGCTGCAGACAACCCCTCCTCTTCAACCCTAAACTGTAAGTTCTTGCTCTGTTATTCTCCAACTTCCCTCTAGATCcttgttttgtttcaaaaaagtTTAACTAAACACGCTTGGGTCCCATTGTTGTAGTGCTTAGTTTTTGTTAGAAGATTTATTGTCGaacattttttttgggggttaaTTTACAGTTTTTCTAAATGCAGTTTTTTCCAGCATGATTGGTTGTGAAATGTCTTTATTATATACTCGTCATACAGTTTTTGGGTATACATTAtggattttattttttggaaggGGGGTTTTGGCGGGGTGGGAGTGGTCGGGGAAGGTTGGTTAGTTTATCTGTTCGACGAAATGTCTGTTTGATTATTAAGTGCTGGAACAAATTGAAGACCAGGCTTGACCCTTCAGCTAAAGAAGTCTATGTTTTAAGAACTTGCAATAAATTTATGAGAAGAAAGCTTGAAGTTTTAGGCTGCTAAGTTAATCATTAGCTGGTGAATGAGGTGTTATGtgcttgaatgagaaattggaaACAGTATTTGGTTTTCAGGCTCAGATGGCTATAACAGGAAATAGGGTTACTAGAAAGGAGCTAATTTTTTGAGAAATCATTGAAAGAAACCTGTCGTAGTGAGCTTTATTTCCTAACTTGCACGCTTTCAACCAGATAAGTGCATGAGCAGAGCAGAAAGCTTTCATGGGGCGTCGGCATTCAGAATCTCCTCCTAAGGTTCGTGGGTCTCCACGTAGAAGGAGTCCTTCGCGGAGAGAAAGGTCTCCGCCTCGACACAGGAGTTCTCGCTCCACAAACTCAACAGTGACCGAGAAAACTTCAAATCGTAACAGGTCTCCAAGGCGTGACAGGTCAAGGTCGCCAGAGTCTCGTTCACCTGTGAGAGAGAAACCTTCAATTCGTAAAAACTCCCCGCCAAGGAGAAGATCAATATCTCCTTCTTCAGCCTCTCCAATCAGAGAAAGGCCCTCAAATCGCACCAGGTCGCCCAAGCGATCAAATTCAAAGTCGCCTGATAGTCGTTCACCCTCCCCAAGGACCAAAAGGTTAAAGAGAGCTCAAGCTGAAAGAGAGGCTGAGAAGGGAAGTGAGAGAGAAAATCAGAGAACTCATGGTAAGCGAGGGGATAGAGCTTCTAATAGAGAAAGGGATTCAGAGAAAGAAGTGGCAaatgagagaagagagagacgGTCTGGGAGGGATGGAGTTGATAATGTATCATCTAGATCGAAACATGATCACTCGGTGTCTCCACCTAATTATCGCCACAGGAGTCGGCACAGATCTAGATCTCCTCATGCTGCTGATAAGAGGGCACGTGATGAGGTGTCTGGTGATATCCATGTCCATTGCTATTTTTATGATTTGTAACTAATGATAGTATGATAATCcctttttttcacaaatttaaggTGCAATAACTTTCTGATCTGTATAAATATAtggaattaatttttctttacctGTTTTCCAACAATAATGTCATGAAGTCAAGATTCCTGGTGTCTTATCAGCCTCCCTACTGCCTCCAACATGGAAAAGATTTTTGGGAGGACTGGAAGATTGAAGAAAATGATCAGACATAACTGTTATCAGAACCTCTACTTAGGCATTTGATTTTTTACCCATGTTCTAGAAGCATAAGTTTTCTTCTTAAAATAAAGAATTATTGGCACACTTTTGCCCATACAGATTAACTGAAAGATTGTACTTTACTCGTCTACACAGGGCATTAATgcatcaattttcttttttgcaaTAAATGTGAGTGATAATTttttgccacgtatatcagtaGGTTTAAAAATCTTTACTTTATAGGCAGTTCTCTGTAGTTTATGTTGCCGATTCTTTAGGCTTTCTGTTCCATCAGCTCATTTATTGGTTAGATATGTTTTCAATCCTCTCATATTTAGGCATTATGCTACAGTTGACTAGGAAATGTATTTGCAAGGGTAGAAGTATCTTAGGGCTTGGATTATAAGCAAGTTGGATGAGATATCGCTTTTGTAGACCGCTTGAAGGGATTACAAATGAATGCTTATGAACATACACAGCTTGAAgggatattttataaaaaagaaaaatagaatttATGCTGTAAAATTGCTTCGGATATGGAGGGGTGTTTGTGAATAGCAAACCTTTAATTTCATTGTGGAGATTGTTgcatttcttgaactttgagcGTTTTGATATTATTAAGCATTTGAGCTGATATTTCTTGGTAAAAAGGAATTATTGGTTTATTTGCCTGATCATTACTGTGCAAGTCTCTGTTTTCTTGCTAAATGCAGAATATGGGAGAAAGTTTAGGTTTTAACATTATTTCAGCCCTGCTTTGTATTCCTTAAGTTGCATTTTCAGAAAGAGATGTATGTTAATATGCTTATACTTTTACATTTCAGGAAACAAATTCAAGGGGGTCTGATCATCGGTGAGCTCTTCAATTGAACTTCATTCTGTTGTCTGAGCTTTTAATTCATATTTCTGAAAGTCTTATTAAGATATTAAGTGGTGGTGCTATGTATGTACAatatttctgcattttctggctttcAAGTTCATATTATCCTGACGTAGTTCATTACGCTCAACTTGAGCAGGAATGGAGAAAATGATTCAGTAGCTAAAATGAAAGCCACTGAATCAGCTttggaatcaaaagaaaaggtagTATTGGCCTCAACTTGAAGTTCTTTGACTAATTGATAGCAAACCTCGCTTGATGTTTTACTGCCTTTTGTCATCTTCGCTTCTTTGCATTAAAAGAATATATcctcttttttcatttt of Coffea arabica cultivar ET-39 chromosome 5c, Coffea Arabica ET-39 HiFi, whole genome shotgun sequence contains these proteins:
- the LOC113689618 gene encoding uncharacterized protein isoform X2; translated protein: MGRRHSESPPKVRGSPRRRSPSRRERSPPRHRSSRSTNSTVTEKTSNRNRSPRRDRSRSPESRSPVREKPSIRKNSPPRRRSISPSSASPIRERPSNRTRSPKRSNSKSPDSRSPSPRTKRLKRAQAEREAEKGSERENQRTHGKRGDRASNRERDSEKEVANERRERRSGRDGVDNVSSRSKHDHSVSPPNYRHRSRHRSRSPHAADKRARDEETNSRGSDHRNGENDSVAKMKATESALESKEKEKPSFELSGKLAAETNRYRGVTLLFTEPPDARKPDIRWRLYVFKGGEPLNEPLYVHRQSCYLFGRERRVADVPTDHPSCSKQHAVLQYRQVEKEKPDGTLSKIVKPYIMDLGSTNGTFINPRVCPAARELNRLMLIDWLRSWLVRPIGVVVKN
- the LOC113689618 gene encoding uncharacterized protein isoform X1, whose product is MGRRHSESPPKVRGSPRRRSPSRRERSPPRHRSSRSTNSTVTEKTSNRNRSPRRDRSRSPESRSPVREKPSIRKNSPPRRRSISPSSASPIRERPSNRTRSPKRSNSKSPDSRSPSPRTKRLKRAQAEREAEKGSERENQRTHGKRGDRASNRERDSEKEVANERRERRSGRDGVDNVSSRSKHDHSVSPPNYRHRSRHRSRSPHAADKRARDEETNSRGSDHRNGENDSVAKMKATESALESKEKEKPSFELSGKLAAETNRYRGVTLLFTEPPDARKPDIRWRLYVFKGGEPLNEPLYVHRQSCYLFGRERRVADVPTDHPSCSKQHAVLQYRQVEKEKPDGTLSKIVKPYIMDLGSTNGTFINDDRIEAQKYYELFEKDTIKFGNSSREYVLLHENSTG